A portion of the Helicoverpa zea isolate HzStark_Cry1AcR chromosome 25, ilHelZeax1.1, whole genome shotgun sequence genome contains these proteins:
- the LOC124642668 gene encoding factor V activator RVV-V alpha-like, whose amino-acid sequence MYSYILCLCLSVITVHGAASPEIQKLVYEGFRHDPKEHGFMVLIGKFWSNHTDQFKDSCTGSIIDKEWIITAAHCFLKDVTDVPIIQRIKGKQRLIGYVRQRDIIMHPNYLPNEPWQYDLALLRTEKPIPFDEYASPIPLAWSRGPGQEGLFGGYGESEFGSGTPLIGEAVLEETCLAPFARTPRQFLCSRSTESITAHGDSGGPVFTRDGLVGVILGVEESLHESVFLDISQKFNWIEQVTGIYPQRRMAV is encoded by the coding sequence ATGTATTCCTATATTCTTTGTTTGTGTTTATCAGTAATAACAGTCCATGGAGCCGCATCGCCTGAAATTCAGAAATTAGTATACGAAGGCTTTAGGCACGACCCAAAAGAACACGGTTTCATGGTGTTGATAGGAAAATTTTGGTCTAATCATACAGATCAATTTAAAGATTCATGTACCGGCTCAATCATAGATAAAGAATGGATTATTACCGCTGCACATTGTTTTTTGAAGGACGTCACAGATGTACCAATAATCCAGAGGATTAAAGGTAAGCAGCGACTTATTGGGTACGTTCGGCAAAGAGACATTATTATGCACCCTAACTACCTCCCGAATGAGCCGTGGCAGTATGATTTGGCGCTTCTGAGGACAGAGAAGCCAATCCCGTTCGATGAGTACGCAAGCCCAATACCGCTGGCATGGTCTCGAGGACCGGGACAAGAAGGATTGTTTGGTGGTTACGGAGAATCGGAGTTCGGGTCCGGAACACCTTTGATTGGAGAAGCTGTGTTGGAAGAAACGTGTTTAGCTCCGTTTGCCAGAACTCCAAGGCAATTTTTGTGCTCCCGATCTACGGAATCAATAACGGCACATGGGGACTCGGGAGGTCCCGTATTCACTCGAGACGGACTCGTAGGGGTGATATTGGGAGTGGAAGAGTCACTACATGAATCAGTTTTTCTAGACATTTCTCAAAAATTTAACTGGATTGAACAAGTTACGGGTATTTACCCGCAACGTCGTATGGCTGTGTAG